From Halobacterium sp. R2-5, the proteins below share one genomic window:
- a CDS encoding pyridoxal phosphate-dependent aminotransferase: protein MDYEEPLFFRVIQYAVNADRDVVNMVSGNPDWGSPPALAEGLHEYADTGGQNFQYPPSDGLRELREEIAARRQVPVEQVIVTNGGGGANYLAMGRALERGAGDEVVMTDPVYPYYPGKTNMLGGEQVFVGTAADGALDPADVRAAASEDTACIMATTPNNPTGAVYGEETMRELVAVAEEYDAILVSDEVYDHFDFSGRFTSALEFDSEHRVVVNSFSKSLAITGFRVGYCIAPEAHVEPMKSRHMLTNVAGSRPAQAAVLHALRETDPSYYEENRERLAERVETFTSALDDAGAEYTKPDGGFYVLARFPDFPGTLENTFELIDEAGVAGMPGAGFGTAREDWLRFALVTPRVEEAAERLADYFADR from the coding sequence ATGGACTACGAGGAGCCGCTGTTCTTCCGCGTGATACAGTACGCGGTGAACGCGGACCGCGACGTGGTGAACATGGTGTCGGGGAACCCCGACTGGGGGTCGCCGCCCGCGCTCGCCGAGGGGCTCCACGAGTACGCCGACACGGGCGGCCAGAACTTCCAGTACCCGCCCAGCGACGGCCTCCGCGAGCTCCGCGAGGAGATCGCGGCGCGCCGGCAGGTGCCCGTCGAGCAGGTGATCGTCACGAACGGCGGCGGCGGGGCGAACTACCTGGCGATGGGGCGCGCGCTGGAGCGCGGCGCCGGCGACGAGGTCGTGATGACCGACCCCGTCTACCCCTACTACCCGGGGAAGACGAACATGCTCGGCGGCGAGCAGGTGTTCGTCGGCACGGCTGCGGACGGCGCCCTCGACCCCGCGGACGTACGCGCGGCGGCCAGCGAGGACACCGCGTGCATCATGGCGACGACGCCGAACAACCCCACGGGCGCGGTGTACGGCGAGGAGACGATGCGCGAACTGGTCGCCGTCGCCGAGGAGTACGACGCGATTCTGGTCAGCGACGAGGTGTACGACCACTTCGACTTCTCCGGGCGGTTCACGTCCGCCCTGGAGTTCGACTCCGAGCACCGCGTCGTCGTGAACTCCTTCTCGAAGTCGCTGGCGATCACGGGGTTCCGCGTCGGCTACTGCATCGCGCCCGAGGCCCACGTGGAGCCGATGAAGTCCCGGCACATGCTGACGAACGTGGCGGGGTCGCGGCCCGCGCAGGCCGCCGTGCTGCACGCGCTCCGGGAGACCGACCCGAGCTACTACGAGGAGAACCGCGAGCGCCTCGCCGAGCGCGTGGAGACGTTCACGTCCGCGCTCGACGACGCGGGCGCGGAGTACACTAAGCCCGACGGCGGCTTCTACGTGCTCGCGCGCTTCCCCGACTTCCCGGGGACGCTGGAGAACACGTTCGAGCTGATCGACGAGGCCGGCGTCGCGGGGATGCCGGGCGCCGGCTTCGGCACCGCTCGCGAGGACTGGCTGCGCTTCGCGCTCGTGACGCCGCGCGTCGAGGAAGCCGCCGAGCGCCTCGCTGACTACTTCGCCGACCGGTAG
- a CDS encoding CinA family protein has product MREYAADPPIEEELNDELPAAGHTVATAESCTGGLIGSLLTDVSGSSDYFDRSLVTYTYDAKLDLGVSREALDEHGAVSEPVARQMAQATRDAAGTTWGVSTTGIAGPTGGSDGKPVGTVYIGVAYAGDWGTQTSYADVERREFDGTRTEIKEQIARRALRKLGEHVAEARP; this is encoded by the coding sequence ATGCGCGAGTACGCCGCCGACCCGCCGATAGAGGAGGAACTCAACGACGAACTCCCGGCCGCCGGCCATACCGTCGCGACCGCCGAATCCTGCACTGGCGGGCTCATCGGGTCGCTGCTGACGGACGTCTCCGGGTCCAGTGACTACTTCGACCGGTCGCTGGTGACGTACACGTACGACGCCAAACTCGACCTCGGCGTCTCGCGGGAGGCGCTCGACGAGCACGGCGCCGTCAGCGAGCCGGTCGCCCGGCAGATGGCGCAGGCGACCCGGGACGCCGCCGGCACGACGTGGGGCGTCTCCACGACGGGCATCGCCGGCCCCACGGGCGGCAGCGACGGGAAGCCCGTCGGCACCGTCTACATCGGCGTCGCGTACGCCGGCGACTGGGGGACGCAGACGTCGTACGCGGACGTCGAGCGCCGCGAGTTCGACGGGACGCGGACCGAGATCAAGGAGCAGATCGCGCGCCGCGCGCTCCGCAAGCTCGGCGAGCACGTCGCGGAGGCCCGGCCGTGA
- a CDS encoding TRC40/GET3/ArsA family transport-energizing ATPase produces the protein MDEIEVEAVDSLDPGVASGTAEYVLYGGKGGVGKTTMAAATALASANDGTATLVVSTDPAHSLSDTLEFDVPGRPAKVREDSPLWAVEIDPDDALSQAGMFGQDGGFAGGLDELLGGAAGGADDDAAMMPGADEAAAVQLLLEYMDDERFDRVVVDTAPTGHTLRLLELPEVLDSMVGRMMQFRERFGGMMDGLTGMFGQGDDDEEQAGLGNLDAVEERVERLRAVLTDPTRTDFRVVLVPEEMSVLEAQRLTDRLAEFGVPVGTVVVNRVMEPLADTVDVPGEAFVSPNPEGCEFCARRWEVQQAALSQAQELFREYDVKRVPLLADEVRGERPLRVVAACLD, from the coding sequence ATGGACGAAATCGAGGTCGAGGCCGTCGACTCCCTCGACCCCGGCGTGGCGAGCGGGACCGCGGAGTACGTGCTGTACGGCGGGAAGGGGGGCGTCGGGAAGACGACGATGGCGGCGGCGACCGCGCTCGCGAGCGCGAACGACGGCACCGCCACGCTCGTCGTGTCGACGGACCCCGCGCACTCGCTGTCGGACACCCTGGAGTTCGACGTGCCCGGCCGCCCCGCGAAGGTCCGCGAGGACAGTCCCCTCTGGGCGGTCGAAATCGACCCCGACGACGCGCTCTCACAGGCCGGCATGTTCGGGCAGGACGGCGGCTTCGCGGGCGGACTCGACGAGCTGCTCGGCGGCGCGGCGGGCGGCGCCGACGACGACGCCGCGATGATGCCGGGCGCCGACGAGGCCGCCGCCGTCCAGCTCCTCCTGGAGTACATGGACGACGAGCGCTTCGACCGCGTCGTCGTCGACACCGCTCCCACGGGGCACACGCTCCGCTTGCTGGAACTCCCGGAAGTGCTGGATTCGATGGTCGGCCGCATGATGCAGTTCCGCGAGCGCTTCGGCGGGATGATGGACGGCCTCACGGGGATGTTCGGACAGGGCGACGACGACGAGGAACAGGCCGGCCTCGGGAACCTCGACGCCGTGGAGGAGCGCGTCGAACGCCTCCGCGCAGTCCTGACGGACCCGACCAGAACGGACTTCCGCGTCGTCCTGGTGCCCGAGGAGATGAGCGTCCTCGAAGCCCAGCGGCTCACCGACCGGCTCGCGGAGTTCGGCGTCCCCGTGGGGACCGTCGTCGTCAACCGCGTGATGGAGCCGCTCGCGGACACCGTCGACGTGCCCGGGGAGGCGTTCGTCTCCCCGAACCCCGAGGGCTGCGAGTTCTGCGCGCGCCGCTGGGAAGTCCAGCAGGCGGCGCTCTCGCAGGCCCAGGAGCTGTTCCGCGAGTACGACGTCAAGCGCGTACCGCTGCTCGCCGACGAAGTCAGGGGGGAGCGCCCGCTCCGCGTCGTCGCGGCGTGTCTGGACTGA
- a CDS encoding nuclear transport factor 2 family protein, with amino-acid sequence MVDYAEHLREYYDAVDDDRIDDLLDLFADDVVYDRPGQQSIEGKDDLETFYREGRPLEDGSHTVHDVLVDGSRAAVRGTFSGVQDGEDVEFGFADVHVFEDGRIAKRYTYTDRDTV; translated from the coding sequence ATGGTCGACTACGCCGAACACCTCCGCGAGTACTACGACGCCGTCGACGACGACCGCATCGACGACTTGCTCGACTTGTTCGCCGACGACGTCGTCTACGACCGCCCTGGTCAGCAGTCCATCGAGGGCAAGGACGACCTCGAAACGTTCTACCGCGAGGGCCGCCCGCTGGAGGACGGCAGCCACACCGTCCACGACGTGCTCGTCGACGGGTCTCGTGCGGCCGTCCGCGGCACGTTCTCGGGCGTGCAGGACGGCGAGGACGTCGAGTTCGGGTTCGCGGACGTCCACGTCTTCGAGGACGGCCGCATCGCGAAGCGGTACACGTACACCGACCGCGACACCGTCTGA